One genomic region from Motacilla alba alba isolate MOTALB_02 chromosome 5, Motacilla_alba_V1.0_pri, whole genome shotgun sequence encodes:
- the UNC93B1 gene encoding protein unc-93 homolog B1 isoform X1, with translation MINRLHSSCSQEGPFAPAPQGGSHCLGCGGPSGWVLPLPHCHDPSGAVPCVSPYPAETGTLPRVPSQESPATGWARSCPGDVTPSALPSSPLALPRGTPPCHAPGHLPSPGFGVTPGQARALHPPTGVSPRPGTQAHPPGREGEAKAAGPAPIATGHPEEAAPTPRPGPSRSTMEKDVDGCQDGAKIVPSTRLGTEGTEAQLDDFVGAHPDYNEEEEEQKYFRRKRLGVIKNVVAASLAGTLTYSVYLGLLQMQLILHYDETYREVKYSNIRLEDIDRKVLMGINVTPVAALLYTPILIRFFGTKWAMFLAIGIYALFVSSNYWERYYTLVPSAVAIGMVIVPLWASMGTYIMRMAQKYYEYVNYKEEQEKERQRVPRDACNAYIIVFQTVFYSCFHLSFVCAQMPMVFFLNNYLYQLNHTLFAVKHCGTLSHGTLPGFNKTVLQSLPRSVNLIIVESALMAAAFLAMLVVSAGAGGDRDGLDDGRSSPGGAPQVLVLCGAAYRPMEEIDMRSIGWGNIFQLPFKHMRDYRLRHLFPLFIYSGFEVLFVCTGFALVGSVVGREVTERGQAMLSRCSLQNYGVCALGLERLAYLLMAYGFSASVCSSLALCMLRLRRHIPLLAGAFIHAVLLVTLFCWAPEPRYLAQAPLLYSIAALWGTGSALNKTGISILLGMLYKKKERQDFIFTIYHWWQALAIFTVYLWSGLPMKAKLSIMLLTLVVAVGTYLWMERKVAWNMEVRLPRIPRPRHKTRGYRYLEDNSDETGSDGEGDKEDDDRHPTEATTEDELPKEDGEQLG, from the exons ATGATCAATAGACTCCACTcatcctgctcccaggaagGGCCCTTTGCCCCGGCACCCCAGGGTGGCTCCCATTGCCTTGGGTGTGGGGGACCCTCAGGATgggtgctgcccctgccccactgCCATGACCCTTCTGGGGCTGTTCCATGTGTATCCCCCTATCCTGCAGAAACCGGCACCCTCCCAAGAGTCCCATCCCAAGAATCCCCCGCTACCGGCTGGGCCAGATCCTGTCCCGGAGATGTCACCCCgtctgccctgcccagcagtcCCCTCGCCCTGCCCCGGGGCACTCCGCCGTGCCACGCACCTGGGCACCTTCCCAGCCCCGGCTTTGGGGTGACACCAGGGCAGGCACGTGCCCTACACCCCCCGACTGGGGTTTCCCCCCGCCCAGGCACTCAGGCACATCCCCCGGGCCGGGAAGGGGAAGCGAAAGCAGCAGGGCCGGCACCCATTGCCACGGGGCACCCCGAGGAGGCAGCACCCACGCCGAGGCCTG GGCCCTCCAGAAGCACCATGGAGAAAGATGTCGACGGCTGCCAGGATGGGGCCAAGATAGTGCCAAGCACCAGGCTGGGCACCGAAGGGACAGAGGCACAG CTGGACGATTTTGTGGGCGCTCACCCTGATTAcaatgaggaggaggaagagcagaagtACTTTCGTCGCAAGCGCCTCGGTGTCATCAAGAACGTGgtggctgccagcctggctggcaccCTCACTTACAGCGTCTACCTGG GTCTGCTGCAGATGCAGCTGATCCTTCACTATGACGAGACCTACCGGGAGGTGAAGTACAGCAATATCCGGTTGGAGGACATCGACCGCAAGGTGCTGATGGGCATCAATGTCACGCCCGTGGCGGCGCTGCTCTACACACCCATCCTCATCAG GTTTTTTGGCACCAAGTGGGCCATGTTCCTGGCGATCGGCATCTACGCCCTCTTCGTCTCCAGCAACTACTGGGAGCGCTACTACACGCTGGTGCCCTCCGCGGTGGCCATCGGCATGGTGATCGTGCCACTCTGGGCCTCCATGGGCACCTACATCATGCG CATGGCCCAGAAGTACTACGAGTACGTCAACTacaaggaggagcaggagaaggagaggcagCGGGTGCCACGAGATGCCTGCAACGCCTACATCATCGTCTTCCAGACCGTCTTCTACTCCTGCTTCCAC TTGAGCTTCGTCTGCGCTCAGATGCCCATGGTCTTCTTCCTCAACAACTACCTCTACCAACTCAACCACACGCTCTTTGCAGTGAAGCACTGCG GAACCCTGAGCCACGGCACGCTGCCTGGCTTCAACAAGACGGTGCTGCAGAGCCTTCCCCGCAGCGTCAACCTCATCATCGTGGAGAGCGCGTTGATGGCCGCCGCCTTCCTCGCCATGCTGGTGGTGAGTGCCGGggcgggaggggacagggatgggctggACGACGGCAGGAGCTCACCTGGCGGCGCTCCgcaggtgctggtgctgtgcgGCGCGGCGTACCGGCCCATGGAGGAGATCGACATGCGCAGCATCGGCTGGGGCAACATCTTCCAGCTGCCCTTCAAGCACATGCGAGACTATCGCCTGCGGCACCTCTTCCCATTGTTCATCTACAGTGGCTTCGAGGTGCTCTTTGTCTGCACGGGATTCGCCCTGGTAGGATCCGTGGTGGGGCGGGAGGTGACGGAGCGGGGACAGGCAATGCTGAGCCGGTGCTCGCTGCAGAACTACGGCGTGTGCGCCCTCGGGCTGGAGAGGCTGGCGTATCTCCTCATGGCCTACGGCTTCTCCGCCTCggtgtgctccagcctggccctgtgcaTGCTGCGCCTGCGCCGGCACATCCCGCTCCTGGCTGGAGCCTTCATCCACGCTGTGCTGCTGGTGACGCTCTTCTGCTGGGCGCCGGAGCCCCGGTACCTGGCGCAGGCGCCGCTGCTCTACAGCATTGCCGCGCTCTGGGGCACAGGCAGTGCCCTCAACAAGACTGGAATCAGCA TCCTCCTGGGGATGTTGTACAAGAAAAAGGAGCGCCAAGACTTCATCTTCACTATCTACCATTGGTGGCAGGCCCTGGCTATCTTCACCGTCTACCTGTGGTCGGGGCTGCCCATGAAG GCCAAGCTGTCCATCATGCTGCTGACgctggtggtggcagtggggaCATACCTGTGGATGGAGCGGAAGGTGGCGTGGAACATGGAAGTCCGGCTGCCCCGCATCCCGCGCCCACGCCACAAAACACGTGGATACCGCTACCTGGAGGACAACTCGGACGAGACTGGCTCCGACGGGGAAGGGGACAAGGAGGATGATGACAGGCATCCAACTGAGGCCACCACAGAGGACGAGCTGCCAAAAGAGGACGGGGAGCAGCTTGGATAG